The following proteins are co-located in the Eublepharis macularius isolate TG4126 chromosome 5, MPM_Emac_v1.0, whole genome shotgun sequence genome:
- the OCEL1 gene encoding occludin/ELL domain-containing protein 1 isoform X3, producing the protein MASEETTASGREKRKPVVDVRGDLLSSNNWPTPSWTKSSGNSWDSTSSGGLHASPDGPFPLPRSAFAGVHQGPETSSLKPVRRFIPPSWKSFFQKWWKKPLSETPFVRYSPEGLKSSPPVSPFFNHPQRTIVDREEISDDEEDGDFKKPPSASTSPSRYEKTLLAPSQGDLSTGPPSYKEKLEAYDYKYSYMKSWPGLLRLMGGLELIFGGMVFACTAAYIQKDYQWSQLYGGNLPYNGLIGGGYGYNYYGPMTPFVLVVASLAWLVTVILLGLGVTMYYRRILLDSHWWPLTEFALNLLMFLLYMAAAIAYINDVNRGGLCYSIFANNPLIVALCRVEGGQMAAIAFLFITTLLYLTGSLVCLKMWRHEAARKKVALLRLREISHGGRTLASTSKQKPAFQPAVPKQDVSGDEAQPARKVTRRVEFSEKGEEDPAVLSCAIPTGHLPKPHVIPDYVIKYPAIGSITEQEKYKAVFKDQYAEYKELYNEVGAARQKLKELGAMMDKLPRTYQNKKVRLQLHS; encoded by the exons ATGGCCTCTGAGGAGACAACTGCCTCaggcagagagaagaggaaaccTGTGGTGGATGTCAGGGGAGATCTGCTAAGTTCCAACAACTGGCCAACGCCTTCCTGGACAAAAAGTTCTGGAAATTCATGGgattccacttcctcagggggtCTCCATGCGTCTCCTGATGGACCTTTTCCATTACCCCGATCAGCCTTTGCGGGTGTCCATCAGGGCCCAGAGACCTCCTCTTTGAAACCTGTCAGGCGGTTCATTCCACCTTCTTGGAAGAGCTTTTTTCAAAAATGGTGGAAAAAGCCTTTGTCAGAGACACCTTTTGTGAGGTACTCTCCAGAAGGCCTGAAAAGTTCCCCACCAGTATCTCCATTTTTCAACCATCCTCAGAGGACCATCGTTGACAGAGAAGAGATCTCCGACGATGAAGAGGATGGtgattttaaaaagccaccaTCGGCCTCCACTAGCCCTTCAAGGTACGAGAAGACGTTGCTGGCCCCAAGCCAAGGTGACCTATCCACGGGTCCACCAAGCTATAAGGAGAAGCTGGAGGCCTATGACTACAAATATTCTTACATGAAATCCTGGCCGGGCCTGCTCCGGTTGATGGGTGGCTTGGAGCTCATATTTGGGGGCATGGTTTTTGCTTGCACAGCTGCCTACATCCAGAAGGATTACCAGTGGTCTCAACTCTATGGTGGTAATCTTCCCTACAACGGCCTCATTGGGGGAGGATATGGGTACAACTACTATGGCCCAATGACTCCCTTTGTGCTGGTGGTGGCTAGCCTGGCTTGGTTAGTGACAGTGATCCTGCTAGGCCTGGGAGTGACCATGTACTATAGGAGGATCCTCCTTGACTCCCACTGGTGGCCTTTAACAGAGTTTGCCCTCAACCTCCTCATGTTTCTACTCTACATGGCAGCTGCCATTGCTTATATCAACGATGTCAACCGTGGAGGACTGTGCTACTCAATCTTTGCCAACAACCCACTCATCGTGGCTTTGTGCCGGGTCGAAGGGGGTCAAATGGCAGCTATCGCTTTCCTCTTTATCACCACCTTGCTCTATCTGACCGGATCCCTTGTCTGTCTCAAGATGTGGAGGCAtgaggctgccaggaagaaagTGGCTCTGTTAAGACTCAGGGAGATATCTCATGGGGGTAGAACATTGGCATCCACGTCCAAG CAAAAGCCAGCCTTCCAGCCAGCTGTGCCCAAGCAGGATGTGTCTGGGGATGAAGCTCAGCCAGCCAGAAAGGTCACCAGGCGTGTTGAGTTTTCAGAGAAGGGCGAGGAGGACCCTGCGGTGCTAAGCTGCGCCATCCCAACGGGCCACCTCCCCAAACCACATGTCATCCCAGATTATGTTAT AAAATACCCAGCCATTGGAAGCATCACTGAGCAGGAGAAATACAAAGCAGTCTTCAAGGACCAATATGCGGAGTACAAGGAGCTCTACAATGAGGTTGGAGCTGCACGGCAGAAATTGAAGGAACTGGGGGCCATGATGGACAAGTTGCCTCGCACCTATCAGAATAAGAAGGTCAGGTTGCAATTGCATTCAT GA
- the OCEL1 gene encoding occludin/ELL domain-containing protein 1 isoform X1 yields MASEETTASGREKRKPVVDVRGDLLSSNNWPTPSWTKSSGNSWDSTSSGGLHASPDGPFPLPRSAFAGVHQGPETSSLKPVRRFIPPSWKSFFQKWWKKPLSETPFVRYSPEGLKSSPPVSPFFNHPQRTIVDREEISDDEEDGDFKKPPSASTSPSRYEKTLLAPSQGDLSTGPPSYKEKLEAYDYKYSYMKSWPGLLRLMGGLELIFGGMVFACTAAYIQKDYQWSQLYGGNLPYNGLIGGGYGYNYYGPMTPFVLVVASLAWLVTVILLGLGVTMYYRRILLDSHWWPLTEFALNLLMFLLYMAAAIAYINDVNRGGLCYSIFANNPLIVALCRVEGGQMAAIAFLFITTLLYLTGSLVCLKMWRHEAARKKVALLRLREISHGGRTLASTSKQKPAFQPAVPKQDVSGDEAQPARKVTRRVEFSEKGEEDPAVLSCAIPTGHLPKPHVIPDYVIKYPAIGSITEQEKYKAVFKDQYAEYKELYNEVGAARQKLKELGAMMDKLPRTYQNKKDQGRFSTVRMEYENKKKDPAFLEKQERCDYLKKKLTHIKAQIQAYDREAEEGSVHL; encoded by the exons ATGGCCTCTGAGGAGACAACTGCCTCaggcagagagaagaggaaaccTGTGGTGGATGTCAGGGGAGATCTGCTAAGTTCCAACAACTGGCCAACGCCTTCCTGGACAAAAAGTTCTGGAAATTCATGGgattccacttcctcagggggtCTCCATGCGTCTCCTGATGGACCTTTTCCATTACCCCGATCAGCCTTTGCGGGTGTCCATCAGGGCCCAGAGACCTCCTCTTTGAAACCTGTCAGGCGGTTCATTCCACCTTCTTGGAAGAGCTTTTTTCAAAAATGGTGGAAAAAGCCTTTGTCAGAGACACCTTTTGTGAGGTACTCTCCAGAAGGCCTGAAAAGTTCCCCACCAGTATCTCCATTTTTCAACCATCCTCAGAGGACCATCGTTGACAGAGAAGAGATCTCCGACGATGAAGAGGATGGtgattttaaaaagccaccaTCGGCCTCCACTAGCCCTTCAAGGTACGAGAAGACGTTGCTGGCCCCAAGCCAAGGTGACCTATCCACGGGTCCACCAAGCTATAAGGAGAAGCTGGAGGCCTATGACTACAAATATTCTTACATGAAATCCTGGCCGGGCCTGCTCCGGTTGATGGGTGGCTTGGAGCTCATATTTGGGGGCATGGTTTTTGCTTGCACAGCTGCCTACATCCAGAAGGATTACCAGTGGTCTCAACTCTATGGTGGTAATCTTCCCTACAACGGCCTCATTGGGGGAGGATATGGGTACAACTACTATGGCCCAATGACTCCCTTTGTGCTGGTGGTGGCTAGCCTGGCTTGGTTAGTGACAGTGATCCTGCTAGGCCTGGGAGTGACCATGTACTATAGGAGGATCCTCCTTGACTCCCACTGGTGGCCTTTAACAGAGTTTGCCCTCAACCTCCTCATGTTTCTACTCTACATGGCAGCTGCCATTGCTTATATCAACGATGTCAACCGTGGAGGACTGTGCTACTCAATCTTTGCCAACAACCCACTCATCGTGGCTTTGTGCCGGGTCGAAGGGGGTCAAATGGCAGCTATCGCTTTCCTCTTTATCACCACCTTGCTCTATCTGACCGGATCCCTTGTCTGTCTCAAGATGTGGAGGCAtgaggctgccaggaagaaagTGGCTCTGTTAAGACTCAGGGAGATATCTCATGGGGGTAGAACATTGGCATCCACGTCCAAG CAAAAGCCAGCCTTCCAGCCAGCTGTGCCCAAGCAGGATGTGTCTGGGGATGAAGCTCAGCCAGCCAGAAAGGTCACCAGGCGTGTTGAGTTTTCAGAGAAGGGCGAGGAGGACCCTGCGGTGCTAAGCTGCGCCATCCCAACGGGCCACCTCCCCAAACCACATGTCATCCCAGATTATGTTAT AAAATACCCAGCCATTGGAAGCATCACTGAGCAGGAGAAATACAAAGCAGTCTTCAAGGACCAATATGCGGAGTACAAGGAGCTCTACAATGAGGTTGGAGCTGCACGGCAGAAATTGAAGGAACTGGGGGCCATGATGGACAAGTTGCCTCGCACCTATCAGAATAAGAAG GACCAAGGCAGGTTTTCTACAGTGAGGATGGAATACGAGAACAAGAAGAAG GATCCAGCCTTTTTGGAGAAGCAGGAACGGTGCGATTATCTGAAAAAGAAGCTCACGCACATCAAGGCTCAGATACAGGCATATGACAGAGAGGCAGAAGAAGGCTCTGTGCACCTCTGA
- the OCEL1 gene encoding occludin/ELL domain-containing protein 1 isoform X2, with amino-acid sequence MASEETTASGREKRKPVVDVRGDLLSSNNWPTPSWTKSSGNSWDSTSSGGLHASPDGPFPLPRSAFAGVHQGPETSSLKPVRRFIPPSWKSFFQKWWKKPLSETPFVRYSPEGLKSSPPVSPFFNHPQRTIVDREEISDDEEDGDFKKPPSASTSPSRYEKTLLAPSQGDLSTGPPSYKEKLEAYDYKYSYMKSWPGLLRLMGGLELIFGGMVFACTAAYIQKDYQWSQLYGGNLPYNGLIGGGYGYNYYGPMTPFVLVVASLAWLVTVILLGLGVTMYYRRILLDSHWWPLTEFALNLLMFLLYMAAAIAYINDVNRGGLCYSIFANNPLIVALCRVEGGQMAAIAFLFITTLLYLTGSLVCLKMWRHEAARKKVALLRLREISHGGRTLASTSKQKPAFQPAVPKQDVSGDEAQPARKVTRRVEFSEKGEEDPAVLSCAIPTGHLPKPHVIPDYVIKYPAIGSITEQEKYKAVFKDQYAEYKELYNEDQGRFSTVRMEYENKKKDPAFLEKQERCDYLKKKLTHIKAQIQAYDREAEEGSVHL; translated from the exons ATGGCCTCTGAGGAGACAACTGCCTCaggcagagagaagaggaaaccTGTGGTGGATGTCAGGGGAGATCTGCTAAGTTCCAACAACTGGCCAACGCCTTCCTGGACAAAAAGTTCTGGAAATTCATGGgattccacttcctcagggggtCTCCATGCGTCTCCTGATGGACCTTTTCCATTACCCCGATCAGCCTTTGCGGGTGTCCATCAGGGCCCAGAGACCTCCTCTTTGAAACCTGTCAGGCGGTTCATTCCACCTTCTTGGAAGAGCTTTTTTCAAAAATGGTGGAAAAAGCCTTTGTCAGAGACACCTTTTGTGAGGTACTCTCCAGAAGGCCTGAAAAGTTCCCCACCAGTATCTCCATTTTTCAACCATCCTCAGAGGACCATCGTTGACAGAGAAGAGATCTCCGACGATGAAGAGGATGGtgattttaaaaagccaccaTCGGCCTCCACTAGCCCTTCAAGGTACGAGAAGACGTTGCTGGCCCCAAGCCAAGGTGACCTATCCACGGGTCCACCAAGCTATAAGGAGAAGCTGGAGGCCTATGACTACAAATATTCTTACATGAAATCCTGGCCGGGCCTGCTCCGGTTGATGGGTGGCTTGGAGCTCATATTTGGGGGCATGGTTTTTGCTTGCACAGCTGCCTACATCCAGAAGGATTACCAGTGGTCTCAACTCTATGGTGGTAATCTTCCCTACAACGGCCTCATTGGGGGAGGATATGGGTACAACTACTATGGCCCAATGACTCCCTTTGTGCTGGTGGTGGCTAGCCTGGCTTGGTTAGTGACAGTGATCCTGCTAGGCCTGGGAGTGACCATGTACTATAGGAGGATCCTCCTTGACTCCCACTGGTGGCCTTTAACAGAGTTTGCCCTCAACCTCCTCATGTTTCTACTCTACATGGCAGCTGCCATTGCTTATATCAACGATGTCAACCGTGGAGGACTGTGCTACTCAATCTTTGCCAACAACCCACTCATCGTGGCTTTGTGCCGGGTCGAAGGGGGTCAAATGGCAGCTATCGCTTTCCTCTTTATCACCACCTTGCTCTATCTGACCGGATCCCTTGTCTGTCTCAAGATGTGGAGGCAtgaggctgccaggaagaaagTGGCTCTGTTAAGACTCAGGGAGATATCTCATGGGGGTAGAACATTGGCATCCACGTCCAAG CAAAAGCCAGCCTTCCAGCCAGCTGTGCCCAAGCAGGATGTGTCTGGGGATGAAGCTCAGCCAGCCAGAAAGGTCACCAGGCGTGTTGAGTTTTCAGAGAAGGGCGAGGAGGACCCTGCGGTGCTAAGCTGCGCCATCCCAACGGGCCACCTCCCCAAACCACATGTCATCCCAGATTATGTTAT AAAATACCCAGCCATTGGAAGCATCACTGAGCAGGAGAAATACAAAGCAGTCTTCAAGGACCAATATGCGGAGTACAAGGAGCTCTACAATGAG GACCAAGGCAGGTTTTCTACAGTGAGGATGGAATACGAGAACAAGAAGAAG GATCCAGCCTTTTTGGAGAAGCAGGAACGGTGCGATTATCTGAAAAAGAAGCTCACGCACATCAAGGCTCAGATACAGGCATATGACAGAGAGGCAGAAGAAGGCTCTGTGCACCTCTGA